One genomic segment of Alicycliphilus denitrificans K601 includes these proteins:
- a CDS encoding DUF4124 domain-containing protein, with product MSISLQPAAHMALAMAIAACCALPAAAQVMRCTDPATGKVTYTDGDCGRGEAAREVEARKSPQEIEQEREQAAKALERKHERQQMEARQRRETQQAERSARPAAGSDPARSMECQRARKSLQDVLATMGQGMYDEQARLDAAQRQADLACLSHAEYARAERSRGYRSVPSYYGPPMVVVPPRPAVPAPRREITHCNVFRCYDAQGNTYPR from the coding sequence ATGTCCATCTCGCTCCAGCCCGCCGCGCACATGGCCCTGGCTATGGCGATCGCCGCGTGCTGCGCGCTGCCGGCCGCGGCCCAGGTCATGCGCTGCACCGACCCGGCCACCGGCAAGGTCACCTACACCGACGGCGACTGCGGCCGCGGCGAGGCGGCCCGCGAGGTCGAGGCGCGCAAGAGCCCGCAGGAGATAGAACAGGAGCGCGAACAGGCGGCCAAGGCCCTGGAGCGCAAGCACGAGCGCCAGCAGATGGAAGCACGGCAGCGCCGCGAGACGCAGCAGGCCGAGCGCTCCGCCCGCCCCGCCGCGGGCAGCGACCCCGCCCGGTCGATGGAATGCCAGCGCGCGCGCAAGAGCCTGCAGGACGTGCTGGCGACCATGGGCCAGGGTATGTACGACGAGCAGGCAAGGCTCGACGCCGCCCAGCGCCAGGCCGACCTGGCCTGCCTCAGCCACGCCGAGTACGCCCGCGCCGAGCGCAGCCGCGGCTACCGCTCCGTCCCTTCCTACTACGGCCCCCCGATGGTGGTCGTGCCGCCGCGCCCCGCCGTGCCCGCGCCCCGGCGCGAGATCACGCACTGCAACGTGTTCCGCTGCTACGACGCGCAGGGCAACACCTATCCGCGCTGA
- a CDS encoding acyl-CoA dehydrogenase, which produces MTRAAFQWDDPFQLDQQLTEDERAIRDAARAYCQDKLAPRVLDMFRHEKTDVSIFREMGELGLLGPTIPAQYGGAGLNYVSYGLVAREIERVDSGYRSMASVQSSLVMVPINEFGSEAQKQKYLPRLASGEFIGCFGLTEPDHGSDPGSMATRAYKVDGGYRLKGNKMWITNSPVADVFVVWAKEVEPSGAVGQIRGFILDKGMKGLSAPAIHGKVGLRASITGEIVMDDVFVPEENAFPEIRGLKGPFTCLNSARFGIAWGAMGAAEFCWHTARQYTLDRKQFGRPLAANQLIQKKLADMQTEITLGLQAALRVGRMKDEHQNVVEITSLIKRNNCGKALDIARLARDMMGGNGISDEFGVARHLVNLEVVNTYEGTHDVHALILGRAQTGIAAFAN; this is translated from the coding sequence ATGACCCGCGCCGCCTTCCAATGGGACGACCCCTTCCAACTCGACCAGCAGCTCACCGAGGACGAGCGCGCCATCCGTGACGCCGCCCGCGCCTACTGCCAGGACAAGCTGGCGCCGCGCGTGCTGGACATGTTCCGCCACGAGAAGACCGACGTGAGCATCTTCCGCGAGATGGGCGAGCTGGGCCTGCTGGGCCCGACCATTCCCGCGCAGTACGGCGGCGCCGGCCTGAACTACGTGAGCTACGGCCTGGTGGCGCGCGAGATTGAGCGCGTGGACTCGGGCTACCGCTCCATGGCCAGCGTGCAGTCGTCGCTGGTGATGGTGCCGATCAACGAGTTCGGCTCCGAGGCGCAGAAGCAGAAATACCTGCCCAGGCTGGCCAGCGGCGAGTTCATCGGCTGCTTCGGCCTGACCGAGCCCGACCACGGCTCCGACCCCGGCAGCATGGCCACGCGCGCCTACAAGGTGGACGGCGGCTACCGCCTCAAGGGCAACAAGATGTGGATCACCAACAGCCCCGTGGCCGACGTGTTCGTGGTCTGGGCCAAGGAGGTGGAACCCTCGGGCGCCGTGGGCCAGATCCGCGGCTTCATCCTGGACAAGGGCATGAAGGGCCTGTCGGCCCCCGCCATCCACGGCAAGGTGGGCCTGCGCGCCTCGATCACCGGCGAGATCGTGATGGACGATGTGTTCGTGCCCGAGGAGAACGCCTTCCCCGAAATCCGCGGCCTCAAAGGCCCCTTCACCTGCCTGAACAGCGCGCGCTTCGGCATCGCCTGGGGCGCCATGGGCGCGGCCGAGTTCTGCTGGCACACCGCGCGCCAGTACACGCTGGACCGCAAGCAATTCGGCCGCCCGCTGGCCGCGAACCAGCTCATCCAGAAAAAGCTGGCCGACATGCAGACCGAGATCACCCTGGGCCTGCAGGCCGCGCTGCGCGTGGGCCGCATGAAGGACGAGCACCAGAACGTGGTGGAGATCACTTCGCTGATCAAGCGCAACAACTGCGGCAAGGCGCTGGACATCGCCCGCCTGGCGCGTGACATGATGGGCGGCAACGGCATCAGCGACGAGTTCGGCGTGGCGCGCCACCTGGTGAACCTGGAGGTGGTCAACACCTACGAAGGCACGCACGACGTGCACGCGCTCATCCTGGGCCGCGCGCAGACCGGCATCGCGGCGTTCGCGAACTAA
- a CDS encoding tripartite tricarboxylate transporter substrate binding protein BugE yields the protein MIRRTALTLGMLALLGTTAHAQSSYPTKPIRLLVPFAAGGTTDLIARVVADPLGRELGQPVVVENKGGGGGAIGAAETARSAPDGYNLGVATVSTTATNPAINPKIPYNVFTDFTPVVNIAATPNVIAANPQFAGKDYKSFLAEVKKNPGKYSFGSPGTGSIGHLMMEMFMLETGAQMIHVPYRGSGPALNDAVAGQIPLIFDNLPSALPFIKEKRLTALVVAAPQRLAVLPDVPTLAEVGAPNVNRMAYYGIVGPKGLPKDIVDKVNAAVRKVLKDPAIRKRIEDTGSLIVADTPEKFAQEIKAEYTAYKNVVDKQKLTMD from the coding sequence ATGATCCGTCGCACCGCCCTCACCCTGGGCATGCTGGCCCTGCTGGGTACCACGGCCCATGCCCAGTCGAGCTACCCCACCAAGCCCATCCGCCTGCTCGTGCCCTTCGCCGCGGGCGGCACCACCGACCTGATCGCCCGCGTGGTGGCCGACCCGCTGGGCCGCGAACTGGGCCAGCCCGTGGTGGTGGAGAACAAGGGCGGCGGCGGCGGCGCCATCGGCGCGGCCGAAACCGCCCGCTCCGCGCCCGACGGCTACAACCTGGGCGTGGCCACCGTCTCCACCACGGCCACCAACCCGGCCATCAACCCCAAGATCCCCTACAACGTGTTCACGGATTTCACGCCCGTCGTGAACATCGCGGCCACGCCCAACGTCATTGCCGCCAACCCCCAGTTCGCCGGCAAGGACTACAAGAGCTTCCTCGCAGAGGTCAAGAAGAACCCCGGCAAGTACTCGTTCGGCTCGCCCGGCACCGGCAGCATCGGCCATCTGATGATGGAAATGTTCATGCTGGAGACGGGCGCCCAGATGATCCACGTGCCCTACCGCGGCTCCGGCCCCGCCCTCAACGACGCCGTGGCGGGCCAGATTCCGCTGATCTTCGACAACCTGCCCTCAGCCCTGCCCTTCATCAAGGAAAAGCGCCTCACCGCCCTCGTGGTGGCCGCGCCCCAACGCCTGGCCGTGCTGCCGGACGTGCCCACGCTGGCCGAGGTGGGCGCGCCCAACGTGAACCGCATGGCGTACTACGGCATCGTCGGCCCCAAAGGCCTGCCCAAGGACATCGTGGACAAGGTGAACGCCGCCGTGCGCAAGGTGCTCAAGGACCCCGCGATCCGCAAGCGCATCGAGGACACGGGCTCGCTGATCGTCGCCGATACGCCCGAGAAGTTCGCGCAGGAAATCAAGGCCGAGTACACCGCCTACAAGAACGTGGTGGACAAGCAGAAGCTCACGATGGATTGA
- a CDS encoding NAD-dependent epimerase/dehydratase family protein: MPSNQNPLGALPARFRRQRLLIIGCGDVGLRVARSLGAGGPRPRVLALTSSPARVPQLRAAGVMPLVGNLDDAASLARLAGLATRVLHLAPPPGEGAVGPRWWLDRRSTALVRVLRRRALPQALVYASTSGVYGDCAGEWVAESRPVAPATPRAQRRVNAERAVRHLGRAGVRASILRVPGIYAPDREGGTPEARLRRGTPVLAAPDDVYTNHIHADDLARACVAALWRGRPQRAYNVADDSQLKMGDYFDLAANLYGLPRPPRVARSLAQQQLPLSLLSFMGESRRLVTTRMARELRLRLRYPTVREGLQRG; this comes from the coding sequence TTGCCCTCAAACCAAAACCCTCTCGGCGCCCTGCCGGCGCGCTTTCGGCGCCAGCGCCTGCTCATCATCGGCTGCGGCGACGTGGGCTTGCGCGTGGCGCGCAGCCTGGGCGCGGGCGGCCCGCGCCCGCGCGTGCTGGCGCTGACTTCCTCGCCCGCGCGCGTGCCCCAGCTCCGCGCCGCCGGCGTCATGCCGCTCGTGGGCAACCTGGACGACGCGGCCTCGCTGGCGCGCCTAGCCGGCCTGGCCACGCGCGTGCTGCACCTGGCGCCGCCGCCGGGCGAGGGCGCGGTGGGGCCGCGCTGGTGGCTGGACCGGCGCAGCACGGCGCTCGTGCGCGTGCTGCGCCGGCGCGCACTGCCGCAGGCGCTGGTCTACGCTTCCACCAGCGGCGTGTATGGCGACTGTGCGGGCGAGTGGGTGGCCGAGTCGCGCCCCGTGGCTCCCGCCACGCCGCGCGCCCAGCGCCGGGTGAACGCCGAGCGCGCGGTGCGCCACCTGGGGCGCGCGGGCGTGCGCGCCAGCATTCTGCGCGTGCCCGGCATCTACGCCCCCGACCGCGAGGGCGGCACGCCCGAGGCGCGGCTGCGCCGCGGCACGCCCGTGCTGGCGGCGCCCGACGACGTGTATACCAACCACATCCATGCCGACGACCTGGCGCGCGCCTGTGTGGCGGCCCTGTGGCGCGGGCGGCCGCAGCGCGCCTACAACGTGGCCGACGACAGCCAGCTGAAGATGGGGGATTACTTCGACTTGGCGGCCAACCTGTATGGCCTGCCGCGCCCGCCGCGCGTGGCGCGCAGCCTGGCGCAGCAGCAACTGCCCCTGTCGCTGCTGAGCTTCATGGGGGAGTCGCGCCGACTGGTCACCACGCGCATGGCGCGCGAACTGCGCCTGCGGCTGCGCTACCCCACGGTGCGCGAGGGGCTTCAGCGCGGATAG
- a CDS encoding CaiB/BaiF CoA transferase family protein, with protein MSIPTPGALAGIKVLDLSRVLAGPWCTQMLADLGADVVKVERPAAGDDTRHWGPPFLQDGAGRDTREASYFTACNRNKRSITVDMAHPEGQALLRRMAQQADVVVENFKVGGLTRYGLDYDSLRALNPRLVYCSITGFGQTGPYAGRAGYDLMVQAACGLMSITGHADGEPGGGPLKVGVAVIDVFTGLYASNAILAALNARNASGEGQHIDMALLDVGMAVLANQAAGFLATGQAPGRAGNIHPSLAPYQDFQTRDGNVLLAIGNDGQFARFCAAVGHDAWAQDERFATNTARVRHRAALLERLAPLMRQRSTAEWIALLEDKAVPCGPINTIAQAFDDPQVRARGTRVDLPRDAGDGIATVATVASPMRLSATPVAYRGAPPALGQHTDEILRELGLDAPAIAALRESRAV; from the coding sequence ATGAGCATACCCACCCCGGGCGCCCTGGCCGGCATCAAGGTGCTGGACCTGTCGCGCGTGCTGGCCGGCCCCTGGTGCACGCAGATGCTGGCCGACCTGGGGGCGGACGTGGTCAAGGTCGAGCGCCCCGCGGCCGGCGACGATACGCGCCACTGGGGCCCGCCGTTCCTGCAGGACGGCGCCGGCCGCGACACGCGCGAGGCCAGCTACTTCACCGCCTGCAACCGCAACAAGCGCAGCATCACCGTGGACATGGCCCACCCCGAGGGCCAGGCCCTGCTGCGCCGCATGGCGCAGCAGGCCGACGTGGTGGTGGAGAACTTCAAGGTCGGCGGCCTGACGCGGTACGGCCTGGACTACGACAGCCTCAGGGCGCTGAACCCGCGCCTGGTCTACTGCTCCATCACCGGCTTCGGCCAGACGGGGCCGTACGCCGGGCGCGCCGGCTACGACCTGATGGTGCAGGCCGCCTGCGGCCTCATGAGCATCACGGGCCACGCCGACGGCGAGCCCGGCGGCGGCCCGCTGAAGGTGGGCGTGGCCGTGATCGACGTGTTCACCGGCCTGTACGCCAGCAACGCCATCCTGGCCGCGCTCAACGCCCGCAACGCATCGGGAGAGGGGCAGCACATCGACATGGCGCTGCTGGACGTGGGCATGGCCGTCCTCGCCAACCAGGCCGCGGGGTTTCTCGCTACCGGCCAGGCCCCTGGCCGCGCCGGCAACATCCACCCGAGCCTGGCTCCCTACCAGGACTTCCAGACGCGCGACGGCAACGTGCTGCTGGCCATCGGCAACGACGGGCAGTTCGCGCGCTTTTGCGCCGCCGTGGGCCATGACGCCTGGGCGCAGGACGAGCGCTTCGCGACCAACACCGCGCGCGTGCGCCACCGCGCCGCGCTGCTGGAGCGGCTGGCGCCGCTGATGCGCCAGCGCAGCACGGCCGAGTGGATCGCGCTGCTGGAGGACAAGGCCGTGCCCTGCGGCCCGATCAACACCATCGCCCAGGCCTTCGACGACCCGCAGGTGCGCGCGCGCGGCACCCGCGTGGACCTGCCGCGCGATGCCGGCGACGGCATCGCCACCGTGGCCACCGTCGCCAGCCCCATGCGTCTGTCCGCCACGCCCGTGGCCTACCGCGGCGCCCCGCCCGCGCTGGGCCAGCACACCGACGAGATCCTGCGCGAACTGGGCCTGGACGCGCCGGCCATCGCCGCCCTCAGGGAAAGCAGGGCCGTCTGA